CACACCCAGGATCTCGTAATAGTCTTTGAATTCCACCTGCCACTCCCCGACTCACGCAAAAACCCGCGGCGGATCGACTCCGCCGCGGGGTACCTCGCAGCCCGCCTTGCCTCAGTGGCTCGCGTTGATGGTAATGCGTCGCGGCGTTGCCTGGGCCTTCTTCGGTATCACGATCTCCAGCACGCCGAACTTGCCGTTCGCGGTAACGCCTTCGGCATCGGCACTGTCGGGCAGTGCGAAGCGGCGATGGAACGCGCCGCGGGCGCGCTCGACCCGCGTGAACTTGCCGTTCTGCTCGGCATTGCCTGTCTCGCGCTCACCCTTGATGGTGAGGATGCCCTTGTCCATGC
This window of the Rhodanobacter soli genome carries:
- a CDS encoding Hsp20/alpha crystallin family protein, with translation MNLVRHGIWNTGNTLPEEIRQAFDRFLQPEDGDASNVVTSQWAPRVDIREDEQRFVILADIPGVDPAQIEVSMDKGILTIKGERETGNAEQNGKFTRVERARGAFHRRFALPDSADAEGVTANGKFGVLEIVIPKKAQATPRRITINASH